One stretch of Harmonia axyridis chromosome 1, icHarAxyr1.1, whole genome shotgun sequence DNA includes these proteins:
- the LOC123688658 gene encoding bromodomain adjacent to zinc finger domain protein 2B isoform X3, with product MDKENGKSSEGNSSSNKLSNQSDPASLLDAASLFGAYWPRGDAAAAANLFAAGGGFGMPPHPAAAAAAAASGMPFGLMPPSSPGGRGAMPNFPTSSVAAAYSNAYTNTLSVAASQAASLGIPAASAAWWSMASHLAAQDYLARLQASGLNFPSLGDPYASLAGLPSLSSGSSHHQAQTKSKNSSKGGSKSHAKDKSSPFSLHHQQQQQRSSSSPSLKVSSSPGPNAGKSPKNSALGLTIHSAGGARYQQEKRSSKGSSSSSSSASASAGMNDMTYNMKQLEKLKNSGNNVSISSSSEGKMPMQSSSTSGIFSSPMNMVSGSDKGAVTSAVSCASTVSSVGLPSSILSDPNSILGGVRLPPDTEIIKYTSSIVGPKVPGTTNRGRKKTISLDPPLVSVHPSSSLERSNKRLKLNESLDDHQQLNSHDRIEMIKLPPTNGSPSGISGSPYSSNNGGESAGEAPLNLSLKSSAPPSTCSTNPSLNSLSNMSANIGMDRVSRRKPGPKPRRVIPSGSQHPPPAPSSSLLQMFASADSPRPPSRNEGSDGGSSTSSTSAPPTNAGGSSSSNHKEGRPRNLGRGVSKPKKNTVASLLAQSRALGIKPMPMLDPNTSMNQQLSFLKSNILAAQQYINEAGGDEKMFNKLLQEKFKGTLSDSSTVDASTDSDNMSDSNHTDSEMEVELPVKKQKQYDERALRVPLELGWKRETVIRGLTKTGGLKGDVTYSAPDCSNKFKQMSDVTQYLESQNIPELSRDNFTFSCRVILGNYLQPVPPEMAMDGEFVQLTEEDVTKRLEELKSAMRTNLSVEQRIELARKQQAVRAAARLDREQARIAKEIERSERQEAARRDREIRSQQMMEERERRRQHMALVKSLESRRKLEEREKKKQQLLAEKQANKEKKMEQRRLEMEILNELRKPCEDLELDQKPMPELERIPGLKLPGQAFGNVLMVFEFLHNFGETLGFDMDSLPTLDSLQQALMPNEHSFEAEEELFSIMTHLLVCAVEDPGIPNPARHTTILGQSLRQADITHVNLSEILRIYLYANATGEVKALTGVHFEREREKRIADHHQNDDEMQVTQQGKNSQYYELLHNNETWKLSNMLKDKPFMALSPTRKSEILAYICNELLQNKAVIRQIEASLEQVVQLKKEKWLLDNKIRKLKMLHGKKVRSEAVEKVQKTGDMDISESAVDSPSLHKEDLLDDEENEMSDNESLATQPEEEEDAKLSGEELGKKLEKLLKTSESQLQALNISTQQLRATCFGQDRYWRRYWHFPKAGGIYVEAMESADPELLHQLTEEDSKTQDIIETTPYGDFHSDQDDKETNYAEEGQYNSIYNSAKEEYNEENEHRKTPNRLDGLENGSNTLDRDENNLLELQKSVDDVVQNLEKERHAKEQEMKMEVKTEEEPLRNRKFNLFEKLGQCMERENKTEEDLRADVKAEVKEELKNEILNELKNDIKTESKEEEEHKSEAESKWFSVLSREGTCEEVHLTAGNKWDNGAVTRDNVTELKIPVFPHPNSGGSYSNVDNCDNLPPLLITAEESVQLEYIKKHGMPKSCPKKSVPVEKRYGWWKVSKTEELKEILDNLHVRGIRERELKRNFNSIMQAMYPTERIHIEEGNKELTELSTEHMDDVMFMEGGAPYPDQKDAWNKAIAERVDASLLEQVEALEEKVANASMQVKGWKPPSREGPPTLPEEMMNTIRERLASLEQNIERRYLKPPLGVNTGDPNLAAIAQETTGTSSTSSQPPTPGPDDIPKGLATWREALNRSQTSAQLAMCQYSLEASIAWDKSIMKAVSATCAFSRVTARKYNSKLSNCQFCHSGDNEDKLLLCDGCDRGYHTYCFKPMMENIPEGDWYCHECMNKATGERNCIVCGKKQAISGTKLVLCDLCPRAYHLDCLQPPITKIPRGKWYCLNCISRKPQKKVKKNNNKTPKENETSEHPPPSPAPSHSSVATNEDQSTTTNCNQSDISNSSLCNTMSPSSQTPKKERVSKKLIKELVPCKAILEDLECHDDAWPFLLPVNTKQFPTYRKIIKTPMDLSTIKKRLQDMHYKSREEFTADVRQIFNNCEIFNEDDSPVGKAGHMMRQFFEARWNEMCLNHS from the exons GTGCAGCATGGTGGTCGATGGCCTCCCACCTGGCGGCGCAGGACTACCTCGCCCGCCTCCAAGCCTCCGGCCTGAACTTCCCCTCCCTAGGCGATCCCTACGCCTCCCTGGCCGGCCTGCCCTCCCTATCTAGCGGCTCCTCCCATCACCAGGCCCAGACCAAGTCCAAGAACTCCTCCAAGGGCGGCTCCAAGTCTCACGCGAAGGACAAGTCTTCCCCCTTCTCCCTGCACCATCAGCAGCAGCAGCAACGCTCCTCGTCGTCGCCGTCGCTCAAGGTCAGCTCCAGTCCGGGCCCCAACGCGGGGAAGTCCCCGAAGAACTCCGCTCTAGGCCTGACCATCCACTCGGCAGGTGGCGCCAGGTATCAGCAGGAGAAGAGGTCGTCCAAGGGGTCTTCGTCTTCGTCCTCCTCGGCGTCAGCCTCGGCTGGCATGAACGACATGACGTACAACATGAAGCAGCTGGAGAAGCTGAAGAACAGCGGGAACAACGTGAGCATCAGCAGCAGCTCGGAGGGGAAGATGCCGATGCAGTCGTCTTCGACGTCGGGCATCTTCAGCAGTCCGATGAATATGGTTAGCGGTTCGGATAAGGGCGCAGTGACGTCTGCTGTGTCGTGCGCAAGCACCGTGAGCAGCGTCGGTTTACCTTCCAGTATTTTAAG TGATCCCAACTCTATACTCGGAGGCGTTCGACTACCTCCAGACACAGAAATTATTAAGTATACCTCATCGATAGTGGGCCCCAAAGTACCCGGAACCACAAACCGAGGTAGAAAAAAGACAATATCCTTGGATCCTCCCTTAGTCAGTGTTCACCCTTCCAGTTCGCTGGAAAGATCCAACAAACGACTGAAATTGAAC GAATCGCTAGACGATCATCAGCAACTCAACTCCCATGACAGAATAGAAATGATAAAGCTTCCACCCACCAACGGCAGTCCTTCCGGCATCTCTGGATCACCTTACAGCAGCAATAATGGGGGCGAATCTGCGGGAGAGGCCCCACTCAATCTCTCCCTCAAATCTTCGGCACCGCCCAGCACCTGCAGCACAAACCCATCACTGAACTCACTGAGCAACATGTCTGCCAACATAGGGATGGACAGAGTTT CACGTCGAAAACCCGGTCCCAAGCCGAGACGCGTGATACCCTCTGGTTCTCAACACCCACCACCAGCTCCAAGCTCCTCCCTTCTTCAGATGTTCGCCTCCGCAGATTCTCCAAGGCCGCCTAGTCGAAACGAGGGTTCGGACGGGGGCAGTTCCACGTCGTCGACCTCGGCCCCGCCCACAAACGCAGGCGGGTCCTCCTCGTCCAATCACAAGGAGGGCAGGCCCAGAAACCTCGGTAGGGGGGTCAGTAAGCCGAAGAAGAACACCGTGGCTTCGCTCCTGGCCCAAAGCAGGGCTTTAG GGATAAAACCCATGCCGATGCTAGACCCGAACACATCGATGAACCAGCAGCTGAGCTTTCTGAAGTCGAACATCCTGGCAGCCCAACAATATATAAACGAAGCAGGCGGGGACGAGAAGATGTTCAACAAACTGCTCCAGGAGAAGTTTAAAGGCACCTTGAGCGATTCAAGCACTGTCGATGCTTCAACCGACTCCGATAACATGTCCGATTCGAATCATACTGACTCGGAGATGGAAGTGGAGCTACCCGTTAAGAAACAGAAGCAGTACGACGAGAGGGCACTTAGGGTACCTCTGGAGCTAG GCTGGAAACGTGAGACTGTAATCAGAGGACTGACCAAGACTGGTGGTCTGAAAGGTGACGTCACCTATTCAGCCCCAGATTGTTCTAATAAATTCAAACAGATGTCAGACGTAACACAG TATTTGGAAAGTCAGAATATCCCGGAATTGTCCAGGGACAACTTCACCTTTAGCTGTAGGGTCATCTTGGGTAACTACCTCCAACCAGTGCCTCCTGAGATGGCCATGGATGGTGAATTTGTCCAGCTGACCGAAGAAGACGTAACGAAAAG GTTAGAGGAATTAAAATCTGCCATGCGAACAAATTTATCGGTAGAGCAACGAATAGAATTGGCCAGGAAACAGCAGGCTGTTAGGGCTGCTGCAAGGTTAGATAGGGAACAGGCGAGGATAGCCAAGGAGATTGAGAGGTCAGAACGGCAGGAAGCTGCTAGGAGAGATAGGGAGATCAGATCGCAGCAGATGATGGAG GAGAGGGAACGAAGAAGACAGCACATGGCCCTGGTGAAATCCCTGGAAAGCCGCAGGAAACTGGAGGAACGCGAGAAGAAAAAGCAACAACTCCTTGCCGAAAAACAGGCCAACAAAGAGAAGAAGATGGAACAGAGAAGGCTGGAGATGGAGATCTTAAACGAGCTCAGGAAGCCCTGCGAAGACCTGGAGCTCGACCAGAAACCCATGCCCGAACTGGAGAGGATCCCCGGTCTGAAGCTACCGGGACAAGCTTTCGGAAACGTTCTTATGGTGTTCGAATTCTTGCACAACTTTGGAGAAACCCTGGGTTTCGACATGGATTCTCTACCTACGTTAGACTCCCTACAACAAGCCTTGATGCCCAATGAACACTCCTTCGAGGCAGAAGAGGAGTTGTTTTCCATAATGACACATCTGTTGGTGTGTGCCGTTGAAGATCCCGGGATTCCAAACCCTGCCAGGCATACCACGATCTTAGGGCAGAGTCTTAGACAAGCAGATATCACTCACGTGAATTTATCGGAAATCCTGAGGATATACCTTTACGCAAACGCTACAGGCGAGGTCAAGGCCTTGACCGGTGTACACTTCGAAAGAGAAAGAGAGAAAAGGATAGCCGACCACCATCAGAACGATGATGAGATGCAGGTGACTCAGCAGGGCAAAAACTCTCAGTACTACGAGCTGCTACACAATAACGAAACCTGGAAGCTCTCCAACATGCTGAAGGACAAACCCTTCATGGCTTTGTCCCCTACGAGGAAGTCTGAGATACTGGCTTACATTTGCAACGAGCTGTTGCAGAACAAGGCGGTTATACGTCAGATCGAGGCTTCCTTGGAGCAGGTGGTGCAGCTGAAGAAGGAGAAGTGGCTGCTGGATAACAAGATCAGGAA GTTGAAGATGTTGCACGGTAAGAAGGTCAGGTCCGAGGCCGTTGAAAAGGTGCAGAAGACTGGAGATATGGATATCTCAGAGTCTGCTGTGGACTCGCCGTCTTTACATAAAGAGGATCTTTTGGATGATGAGGAGAACGAGATGAGCGATAACGAGAGTTTGGCAACGCAGCCTGAAGAG GAAGAAGACGCCAAGCTGAGCGGCGAAGAACTAGGCAAGAAACTGGAGAAGCTCCTGAAGACCTCGGAGAGTCAACTCCAGGCCCTGAACATCTCCACCCAACAGCTGAGGGCGACCTGCTTCGGCCAGGACAGGTACTGGCGAAGATACTGGCACTTCCCCAAAGCCGGCGGCATCTACGTGGAAGCCATGGAGTCCGCCGACCCAGAACTCCTGCACCAGCTCACCGAAGAGGACAGCAAGACACAGGACATAATCGAGACCACGCCTTACGGCGATTTCCACTCAGACCAAGACGACAAAGAGACAAACTACGCGGAAGAAGGACAATACAACAGCATCTACAACTCCGCAAAAGAGGAGTACAATGAGGAGAACGAACACAGGAAGACGCCCAACAGATTGGACGGCCTGGAAAACGGCAGCAACACCTTGGACAGGGACGAGAACAACCTGCTGGAGCTGCAGAAGAGCGTGGACGACGTGGTGCAGAACCTGGAGAAGGAGCGCCACGCCAAAGAGCAAGAGATGAAGATGGAGGTCAAGACGGAAGAGGAACCGTTGAGGAACAGGAAGTTCAACCTGTTTGAGAAGCTCGGGCAGTGCATGGAAAGGGAGAACAAGACCGAGGAAGACCTTAGAGCTGATGTAAAAGCCGAGGTTAAGGAAGAGCTGAAGAACGAGATCTTGAATGAGTTGAAGAACGATATCAAGACGGAAAGTAAGGAGGAGGAGGAGCATAAGAGTGAGGCGGAGTCAAAGTGGTTCAGCGTGTTGAGCAGAGAGGGCACTTGTGAGGAGGTCCATCTGACCGCTGGGAATAAGTGGGATAACGGTGCGGTGACTAGGGACAATGTGACCGAACTGAAGATACCTGTGTTTCCCCATCCGAATTCGGGGGGTTCTTATTCGAACGTCGATAATTGTGATAACCTGCCGCCGTTGTTGATAACGGCGGAGGAGAGTGTGCAGTTGGAGTATATCAAGAAGCACGGCATGCCGAAGTCTTGCCCCAAGAAGAGCGTACCAGTGGAGAAGAGGTACGGGTGGTGGAAGGTGAGCAAGACAGAGGAGTTGAAAG aaatcttggACAACTTGCACGTCCGAGGCATCCGTGAGAGGGAGTTGAAGAGAAACTTCAACAGTATTATGCAGGCCATGTACCCCACGGAAAGGATCCACATCGAAGAGGGCAACAAAGAACTTACCGAGCTCTCAACCGAACACATGGACGACGTCATGTTCATGGAAGGCGGGGCTCCTTACCCCGACCAGAAGGACGCCTGGAACAAGGCCATAGCGGAAAGAGTGGACGCCTCCTTGTTGGAACAG GTGGAAGCTCTGGAAGAAAAGGTGGCCAACGCCAGTATGCAGGTGAAGGGGTGGAAACCTCCCAGTAGGGAGGGGCCTCCCACTCTGCCTGAGGAAATGATGAACACTATAAGGGAGAGACTTGCGTCGTTGGAGCAGAACATCGAGAGGAGATATCTGAAGCCTCCTTTGGGTGTCAA CACTGGCGACCCAAACCTGGCAGCGATCGCCCAAGAAACGACTGGTACTTCTTCCACGTCATCTCAACCTCCCACTCCAGGCCCTGACGACATACCTAAGGGTTTGGCTACGTGGCGGGAGGCCTTGAACCGTAGCCAGACCTCAGCGCAGCTGGCGATGTGCCAGTACTCGCTGGAAGCGTCGATCGCCTGGGACAAAAGCATCATGAAAGCTGTGAGCGCTACTTGTGCTTTTAGTAGAGTGACAGCTCGCAAATATAACAGTAAACTAAGT AACTGCCAATTCTGTCATAGCGGAGACAATGAGGACAAACTTTTGCTGTGCGACGGTTGTGATAGAGGTTATCACACTTATTGTTTCAAACCTATGATGGAGAACATTCCCGAAGGAGACTG GTATTGTCATGAGTGTATGAACAAAGCTACGGGAGAAAGGAACTGCATCGTTTGTGGCAAAAAACAAGCAATAAGCGGAACGAAACTTGTCCTTTGTGATCTCTGTCCACGTGCATACCATTTAGACTGTCTGCAGCCACCTATAACGAAAATACCACGTGGGAAGTGGTACTGTCTGAATTGTATCTCGCGGAAACCCCAGAAAAAAGTCAAAAAGAACAACAATAAAACTCCGAAAGAGAATGAAACTTCCGAGCATCCTCCACCAAG ccCAGCACCATCACACAGCTCTGTAGCGACAAATGAAGACCAGTCCACAACGACAAACTGTAATCAGAGCGACATCTCAAATTCTAGCCTCTGCAACACTATGTCCCCTTCTTCTCAGACTCCAAAAAAAGAAAGAGTTTCCAAGAAACTCATAAAGGAATTAGTGCCATGCAAGGCCATTCTGGAAGATTTGGAGTGCCACGATGACGCTTGGCCATTCTTGTTGCCTGTCAATACGAAGCAGTTTCCCACCTataggaaaattataaaaacacCTATGGATTTGTCCACTATTAAGAAGAGATTACAAGATATGCA CTATAAAAGCAGGGAGGAGTTCACTGCCGACGTCAGGCAGATATTCAACAACTGCGAAATTTTCAACGAAGACGACAGTCCGGTGGGCAAGGCAGGTCACATGATGAGGCAGTTCTTCGAGGCTCGGTGGAACGAAATGTGCCTGAACCACAGTTGA